A DNA window from Polyodon spathula isolate WHYD16114869_AA chromosome 18, ASM1765450v1, whole genome shotgun sequence contains the following coding sequences:
- the mcoln2 gene encoding mucolipin-2, translating to MDTVVTYISKIDDSVKIDARVEVASEEEELREDLTFYFMSPCQKYKARGLLPWKLWVQILKIAMVTTQLVIFGLNNQLVVSYKEENGMAFKHLFIKGYTGTDEDDYSRSVYTQQDVYDSMFFVIDQYTHLMNLTVAPLSYAQDKNDTAALRICKHQYKRGHVWPSNKTFYIDPDIETECLTVESSRRHPFQTDWKTVNETFFNLDFYRLVTVDITFQLKGIDLQTIRLLELPDCYEFFITITFNNQGHSGIVKIYYDNDAFISECSGWHIAGSSQKNTHYLLIFDGFVILTCLVSMVLCTRSIVLAIRLLRRFDRFFHENYNRRASQSDKKEFLNRWYIVVIISDIMTIVGSILKMEIQAKSLTSYDVCSIFLGTSTLLVWVGVIRYLGYFEKYNVLILTMRAALPKVLRFCCCAGMIYLGYTFCGWIVLGPYHEKFEDLNRVSECLFSLVNGDDMFATFAQIRKKSTLVWHFSRVYLYSFIALFIYMVLSLFIALITDSYETIKKYQQNGFPMTDLHRFIKKCKDFPSDNCREEETNNCFVFCCKRYLCNQLQTIASVLMRQESDDNLLLIN from the exons GATTGATGCCAGGGTTGAAGTAGCCAGTGAAGAAGAGGAGCTGAGGGAGgacttgacattttattttatgagcCCTTGTCAGAAATACAAGGCAAGAGGCCTGCTTCCATGGAAATTATGGGTGCAGATTTTAAAAATTGCCATGGTTACAACACAg CTTGTTATTTTCGGCCTGAACAACCAGCTTGTTGTTTCCTACAAGGAAGAGAATGGCATGGCCTTCAAGCACTTGTTTATAAAAGGATATACAGGCACCGATGAAGACGACTACAGCCGCTCTGTCTACACCCAGCAAGATGTTTATGAcagcatgttttttgtaattgatcAA tacacgCATTTAATGAATCTCACAGTGGCACCACTCAGTTATGCCCAAGACAAGAATGATACAGCCGCTTTAAGAATCTGCAAACATCAGTACAAGAGAGGACATGTTTGGCCCTCAAATAAGACTTTTTATATAGACCCAGACATAGAAACAG AGTGCTTAACCGTGGAGTCAAGTAGAAGACATCCTTTCCAGACGGACTGGAAAACAGTCAATGAAACTTTTTTCAACCTGGACTTTTACAG ACTTGTCACTGTGGATATAACTTTTCAGCTAAAAGGAATCGACCTTCAGACAATCCGCTTGCTGGAATTGCCCGACTGTTACGAATTCTTTATCACA ATCACTTTTAACAACCAAGGTCACAGTGGAATAGTTAAAATCTACTACGATAATGATGCTTTTATCAGTGAATGCAGCGGCTGGCACATAGCAGGATCCT cacagaaaaacacacactatcTTCTGATTTTTGATGGGTTTGTCATTCTAACCTGTTTAGTCTCCATGGTGCTTTGCACTAGATCCATCGTCCTTGCAATCAGATTGCTACGG AGGTTTGACAGATTCTTTCATGAGAACTACAATCGCAGAGCATCCCAATCAGATAAGAAGGAGTTTTTGAACAGATGGTACATTGTGGTTATTATTAGTGATATAATGACAATAGTGGGATCTATATTGAAAATGGAAATACAGGCAAAG AGCCTCACAAGTTATGACGTCTGCAGCATTTTTCTAGGAACCTCTACCTTGCTTGTTTGGGTTGGAGTTATCAGATATCTGGGGTACTTTGAGAAGTACAAC GTCCTCATTTTAACAATGAGAGCAGCTTTACCCAAGGTCCTGCGTTTTTGTTGCTGTGCAGGAATGATCTACCTGGGCTACACCTTCTGTGGCTGGATTGTACTTGGACCCTATCACGAGAAG TTTGAAGACCTGAACAGAGTGTCAGAATGCCTCTTCTCACTGGTCAATGGGGATGACATGTTTGCCACGTTTGCCCAAATCCGGAAGAAAAGCACTCTGGTGTGGCACTTCAGCCGAGTCTACTTGTACTCGTTCATTGCACTTTTTATTTACATGGTGCTGAGCCTCTTCATTGCACTCATCACAGATTCATATGAAACCATTAAG AAATACCAACAGAATGGCTTCCCAATGACAGATCTccacagatttataaaaaaatgcaAGGATTTCCCCTCCGACAACTGCAGAGAAGAAGAAACAAATAATTGCTTTGTGTTCTGCTGTAAAAGGTATCTTTGTAATCAACTGCAAACGATCGCTTCCGTCCTCATGAG